Proteins co-encoded in one Setaria viridis chromosome 9, Setaria_viridis_v4.0, whole genome shotgun sequence genomic window:
- the LOC117837341 gene encoding uncharacterized protein: MSGDEGGEMTEAAPVLQLENEDLLADSFRRLPALPSSLLRASLVCKLWGRVVADPRFLREFHAHHRKAPLLGFFSRDRDSAGRVEFSPILDPPDRIPASRFSLQITRNSRVLHCRHGRLLIYSPEEQRLLVWDPVTGDLRRLALPPALDGKAIIDGGVVCTSTEQGHVHGACHSDPFQVVVVAGESARYYGCAYSSETRTWGNLLSVQRGLGGLIPSPTCPSTMFRNSICLLLIGIKPVILQFDWARQNLALIDTPLDAHDFRAIFCGDQQVLITSADNGGLSFILLEVFSVQVWNRTMSHGDGVATWILGKTIELHKSLPLIGPTGLLFILGLDEDGNVLFKLTDGNLVMIVDLESMKCKKLPQEMDYVFCTPFSSFYTPGIHVNNAGRDAEAQIFDGA; the protein is encoded by the exons ATGAGCGGAGACGAGGGGGGCGAGATGACCGAGGCGGCGCCGGTGCTGCAGCTGGAGAACGAGGATCTCCTGGCCGATAGCTTTCGCCGCCTGCCGGCGCTgccatcctccctcctccgcgcctCTCTCGTCTGTAAGCTCTGGGGCCGCGTGGTCGCGGACCCCCGTTTCCTCCGCGAGTTCCACGCCCACCACCGGAAAGCCCCTCTCCTGGGCTTCTTCTCTCGCGACCGGGATTCCGCGGGAAGGGTCGAATTCAGTCCGATCCTGGATCCTCCGGATCGAATCCCTGCCTCGCGCTTCTCCTTGCAGATCACTAGGAACAGTAGGGTCCTTCACTGCCGCCACGGCCGTCTCCTTATCTACAGCCCAGAAGAGCAACGCTTGCTGGTGTGGGATCCCGTCACTGGCGATCTGCGTCGCCTTGCCCTCCCCCCAGCATTGGACGGCAAGGCCATAATTGATGGTGGAGTCGTTTGCACTTCAACTGAACAAGGTCACGTCCATGGTGCCTGCCACTCGGATCCCTTCCAGGTGGTGGTAGTAGCCGGAGAAAGTGCACGATATTATGGCTGTGCTTACTCATCAGAGACCAGGACTTGGGGCAATCTTTTATCAGTGCAGCGAGGGCTGGGTGGTCTCATACCTTCTCCCACATGCCCCAGTACCATGTTCAGGAATTCCATTTGCTTGTTGCTTATTGGGATAAAGCCTGTCATCCTTCAGTTTGATTGGGCTAGGCAGAACCTAGCTCTAATAGATACACCATTGGATGCACATGACTTCCGTGCCATTTTCTGTGGCGATCAGCAGGTCCTGATTACAAGTGCCGACAATGGAGGTCTCAGCTTCATTCTTCTAGAAGTCTTCAGTGTCCAAGTCTGGAATAGGACGATGTCTCATGGTGATGGTGTTGCTACATGGATTCTTGGGAAAACAATTGAACTGCACAAATCTCTCCCACTAATAGGGCCAACGGGGCTCCTATTTATACTCGGATTGGATGAGGACGGCAATGTGCTATTTAAATTAACTGACGGTAATCTTGTCATGATAGTCGATCTCGAGTCAATGAAGTGTAAGAAACTTCCCCAAGAGATGGACTACGTCTTTTGCACTCCATTCTCAAGTTTCTATACTCCAG GTATTCATGTTAATAATGCTGGACGTGATGCTGAAGCTCAAATTTTCGATGGAGCATAA